The genomic DNA CCGATTCTATTAGGCTAAGAGGCAGACACCGTGGCCTGCCGCATAGGCAGGACGTAAGTTCTTCCACCATCGTTCCAACGAACAGGAGCAATTCAATGGCCATCATCGATGCCATCCATGCCCGCGAGATCCTCGACTCCCGCGGTAACCCCACCGTTGAGGTGGAGGTGCTGCTCGACGACGACACCTTCGGCCGGGCCGCTGTTCCCTCCGGTGCTTCCACTGGCGCTTTCGAAGCCAACGAACGCCGCGACGGAGAGAAGAACCGCTACCAGGGCAAGGGCGTGCTGCAGGCCGTCGAAGCCGTCATCGAACAGATCCAGCCCGCGCTGCTCGGCTTTGACGCCGCTGACCAGCGGGCCATCGACCAGGCCATGATTGACCTGGACGGCACCGAGAACAAGTCCGGCTTGGGTGCCAACGCCATCCTCGGCGTCTCCCTCGCCGTGGCCCGCGCCGCTGCCGAGTCCGCCGCCCTGCCGCTGTACCGCTACCTCGGCGGCCCCAACGCGCACATCCTCCCCGTGCCGCTGATGAACATCCTCAACGGCGGCTCGCACGCTGACTCCGACGTCGACATCCAGGAATTCATGATTGTTCCCCTGGGCGCCCAGACCTACTCCGAAGGCCTGCGCTGGGGCGTGGAGGTCTACCACAACCTCAAGTCTGTGCTGAAGGAAAAGAACCTCTCCACCGGCCTGGGTGACGAAGGCGGCTTCGCACCGAACCTGCCCTCCAACCGTGCAGCCCTGGACCTGATTGTGGAAGCCATCCAGCGTGCCGGCTACGTGCCCGGCAATGACATTGCCCTGGCCCTGGACGTTGCCTCCTCCGAGTTCTACAAGGACGGCGCTTACGTCTTCGAAGGACAGAACCGCACCGCTGAGGAAATGTCCGCGTACTACGAGGAACTGGTCCGCGACTACCCGCTGGTCTCCATCGAAGACCCGCTGGACGAAGAGGACTGGGACGGCTGGCAGGCACTCACTGCCCGCCTCGGCGACAAGGTGCAGCTGGTGGGCGACGACCTGTTCGTCACCAACCCGGCCCGCCTGGAGACCGGCATCAAGAACAACGCCGCGAACTCCCTGCTGGTGAAGGTCAACCAGATCGGCACCCTGACCGAGACCCTGGACGCCATCACCATGGCCCAGCGTGCCGGGTACACCACCATCACCTCGCACCGTTCGGGCGAAACCGAAGACACCACCATCGCCGACATCTGCGTTGCCACCAACGCCGGCCAGATCAAGACCGGTGCCCCGGCCCGCTCCGAGCGCGTTGCCAAGTACAACCAGCTGCTGCGGATCGAAGAAGAGCTTGACGACGCCGCCCGCTACGCCGGGCGCAGCGCCTTCCCGCGCTTCAACGCCTAGCCCGTGACTACGCAACGCCTGCGGTAACCCGTGAACCGCAGGCGTTGCGAAACCGGCTGCAACACCGTGGGTGGGTAACCTCATTGGAGGAGACCCGCCCACACTGGTTTCCAATCCGCAGACCGCTTGGAACCGCTGATCAACGCAAAGAAGGACCCGCATGCCAACCCGACGTCCCAAGGTACCCAGGCCTGCTGCAGCCAAATCCGCCGGGACTGAGCCCACCGGAACCAAGTCCGCCGCACCGAAATCTGCCGCACCGAAATCCGCCGCACCGAAATCTGCCGGGGCCAGGCCTGCCGGCACCAAAGCCGGAAGGCCCGGGGACCGCCAGGGGCGCCCCAAGGCGGGAAGCGCGGCGGCAGCCTCTGACGCGCGCGCTGCCATTCGCTCCCAGCTCTCCGGGGATATCCGCCGGCAGGACGGCGCGGATCCGGACCGGAAACGGGCCGCTGCAGGAACCGGTGAAACCCCCGGAGCCGAACTGCGGCCGGTACCGGCCAAGGCATTCTCCGGCAGGCTGCTGGTGCTGGCCATGGTGATGGTGGCCATCACCGTGCTGCTGGCGCCCTCGGTGCGCACCTACCTGCAGCAGCGTTCGGATATTGCCGCTGCCAAGGCGGAAATTGCGCAGGCGCAGGAAGTGCAGGCTGACCTGGAGGTCCAGCTGGGCCGCTGGGAGGATCCGGCCTACATCAAGCAGCAGGCCAGGGACCGCATTTTCCTGGTGATGCCCGGCGAAACACGGTATCTGGTTAAGGGCGAAAACGGTGTGGAGGAAGCGGACCGCAAGGCCGCCGAAGAGGCACCCGAGGACCTGCAGTGGGTCGATTCGCTCTGGGACTCGGTCAAGAGATCCGCCACGGCACAGTAATCTGGAGGCTGATAGTACAAGCAGCCCGGGGCCGCGCAGGCCCCCACGGAAGGAACCACCTGCATGACCCAGGACCAGCTCACCCCCACCCAGGAAGACCTGGAAACGCTGAGCCGGCAGCTCGGCCGGCCGGTGCGCGACGTCGTCGAAATCGGCGCCCGCTGTGTCTGCGGCAACCCGCTGGTGGCCACCACCGCCCCCCGGCTGAGCAACGGCATTCCGTTCCCCACCACCTACTACCTGACGCACCCGGTGATCACGGCAGCTGTCTCGCGGCTCGAAGCGGCAGGCCTGATGACGGAGATGACGCGCCGGCTGGAGGAAGACCCGGAGCTGGCGGAGCGTTACCGGCAGGCCCACGAAAGCTACCTGCAGGTCCGGAACGAAATCGGTGAGCGTACCGGCGCCGGACCCGTTCCGGAGATCGACGGCGTTTCCGCCGGGGGGATGCCCAACCGGGTCAAGTGCCTGCACGTTTTGGTCGGTCATTCACTGGCTGCCGGCCC from Arthrobacter zhangbolii includes the following:
- the eno gene encoding phosphopyruvate hydratase, whose amino-acid sequence is MAIIDAIHAREILDSRGNPTVEVEVLLDDDTFGRAAVPSGASTGAFEANERRDGEKNRYQGKGVLQAVEAVIEQIQPALLGFDAADQRAIDQAMIDLDGTENKSGLGANAILGVSLAVARAAAESAALPLYRYLGGPNAHILPVPLMNILNGGSHADSDVDIQEFMIVPLGAQTYSEGLRWGVEVYHNLKSVLKEKNLSTGLGDEGGFAPNLPSNRAALDLIVEAIQRAGYVPGNDIALALDVASSEFYKDGAYVFEGQNRTAEEMSAYYEELVRDYPLVSIEDPLDEEDWDGWQALTARLGDKVQLVGDDLFVTNPARLETGIKNNAANSLLVKVNQIGTLTETLDAITMAQRAGYTTITSHRSGETEDTTIADICVATNAGQIKTGAPARSERVAKYNQLLRIEEELDDAARYAGRSAFPRFNA
- a CDS encoding FtsB family cell division protein is translated as MPTRRPKVPRPAAAKSAGTEPTGTKSAAPKSAAPKSAAPKSAGARPAGTKAGRPGDRQGRPKAGSAAAASDARAAIRSQLSGDIRRQDGADPDRKRAAAGTGETPGAELRPVPAKAFSGRLLVLAMVMVAITVLLAPSVRTYLQQRSDIAAAKAEIAQAQEVQADLEVQLGRWEDPAYIKQQARDRIFLVMPGETRYLVKGENGVEEADRKAAEEAPEDLQWVDSLWDSVKRSATAQ
- a CDS encoding DUF501 domain-containing protein, translated to MTQDQLTPTQEDLETLSRQLGRPVRDVVEIGARCVCGNPLVATTAPRLSNGIPFPTTYYLTHPVITAAVSRLEAAGLMTEMTRRLEEDPELAERYRQAHESYLQVRNEIGERTGAGPVPEIDGVSAGGMPNRVKCLHVLVGHSLAAGPGVNPLGDEALDAITEWWTRDRCYCDGAWDTAAPAPARDLSRHTKTQGLSPEELEHKKAARRGGEAQAGTAEAASTKGEL